The following coding sequences lie in one Methanothermobacter sp. MT-2 genomic window:
- a CDS encoding drug resistance transporter, EmrB/QacA subfamily translates to MAPFFVGAGIFQSSNNSAVMGSAPRPYLGIASGVLATIRNVGMVLGIATGGAILYAIVPSEILQAYILQGSDAHIFLSGLRLAYFVGAILTGMAAITSTQQKNI, encoded by the coding sequence ATGGCCCCCTTTTTTGTAGGTGCGGGTATATTCCAGTCATCTAACAATAGCGCGGTTATGGGCAGCGCCCCCAGACCCTATCTGGGCATAGCCTCAGGAGTCCTCGCGACAATAAGAAATGTTGGTATGGTCCTTGGCATCGCAACGGGAGGCGCAATATTATATGCAATTGTACCCTCGGAGATCCTGCAAGCATATATACTCCAAGGCTCTGATGCTCACATCTTCCTTTCAGGTTTAAGATTAGCATACTTCGTTGGGGCCATATTAACAGGAATGGCTGCTATAACCTCGACACAACAAAAAAATATATGA
- a CDS encoding LemA protein: MEIIIVFIIVLFLLYFGYLYNSLVQLRNRVENAWSQIDVQLKRRADLVPNLVETVKGYAKHEKTVLENVTRARSALMNARDVGEVEKADNMLTGALKSLFAVAENYPNLKANENFLKLQEELEEIENRIAYSRQFYNDTVLMYNNKCQMIPSNIIASLFNFKEAEFFQIEKSSRKLPKVEFE; the protein is encoded by the coding sequence TTGGAGATAATAATTGTTTTTATTATAGTCTTGTTTTTATTGTATTTTGGATATCTTTATAATAGTCTTGTGCAGCTTCGCAATAGGGTTGAGAATGCTTGGTCGCAGATAGATGTTCAGCTTAAGAGAAGAGCTGACCTAGTACCTAATCTTGTGGAAACCGTCAAAGGCTATGCAAAACATGAGAAAACTGTCCTAGAAAATGTTACAAGGGCTAGAAGCGCCCTGATGAACGCCAGGGATGTTGGGGAGGTTGAAAAGGCGGATAACATGTTAACAGGTGCCTTGAAGAGTCTTTTCGCTGTTGCTGAGAATTATCCTAACCTTAAAGCCAATGAAAACTTTCTGAAATTACAAGAGGAGCTAGAGGAAATAGAGAATAGGATAGCCTATTCACGCCAATTTTACAACGACACAGTACTAATGTACAATAATAAATGTCAGATGATCCCAAGCAACATAATCGCATCCCTATTCAATTTCAAGGAAGCAGAATTCTTCCAGATAGAAAAAAGCAGCCGAAAGCTGCCAAAAGTCGAATTTGAGTGA